From one Anaeromyxobacter diazotrophicus genomic stretch:
- a CDS encoding aspartate kinase: protein MITVEKIGGTSMSAFQDVLANIILREPSRVYGRVYVVSAYAGVTNQLLEHKKTGEPGIYARFAAGEDFGGALDALTTKLKALNAGLAPLGLPLAVADRFIDQRMAALKAYLHSMRHVLASGYLRRDSVLLAAREMLAAIGEAHSAFNSAEILKAKGVEASFMDLTGFDDDDPITIDERIHQAFRGVNPAKQVVVVTGYTKGVEGIMREFDRGYSEVTFSKVAVELRASEAIIHKEFHLSSADPEIVGADNIVPVGNTNYDVADQLADVGMEAIHPKAAKPMELAGIPIRLKNTFEPEHPGTLITKEYVGKEARIEVIAGTPKVTAVEIHDPGMVGTVGFDLGVMEIFKRHGVSYILKATNANSITHVIWEKSARPSFIEELENSYEKVTILPSAVVCVIGSNIAIPGVLARAAQVLADNGINVNAFSQSLRQINMQFVIDRAHYRKAIAALNQALCVEVARAKNGHA from the coding sequence ATGATCACGGTCGAGAAGATCGGCGGCACGTCGATGTCCGCCTTCCAGGACGTGCTCGCGAACATCATCCTGCGCGAGCCCTCCCGCGTGTACGGGCGGGTCTACGTCGTCTCGGCCTACGCGGGCGTGACGAACCAGCTCCTCGAGCACAAGAAGACGGGCGAGCCGGGCATCTACGCCCGCTTCGCCGCCGGCGAGGACTTCGGGGGGGCGCTCGACGCGCTGACCACGAAGCTCAAGGCGCTCAACGCCGGCCTCGCCCCGCTCGGCCTGCCGCTCGCGGTCGCCGACCGCTTCATCGACCAGCGCATGGCGGCGCTCAAGGCCTACCTGCACTCGATGCGGCACGTGCTGGCGAGCGGCTACCTGCGCCGCGACAGCGTGCTGCTCGCCGCCCGCGAGATGCTGGCCGCCATCGGCGAGGCGCACAGCGCCTTCAACAGCGCCGAGATCCTGAAGGCGAAGGGGGTGGAGGCCTCCTTCATGGATCTGACCGGCTTCGACGACGACGACCCCATCACCATCGACGAGCGCATCCACCAGGCCTTCCGCGGCGTGAACCCGGCCAAGCAGGTGGTGGTGGTGACCGGGTACACGAAGGGCGTCGAGGGCATCATGCGGGAGTTCGACCGCGGCTACTCCGAGGTCACCTTCAGCAAGGTGGCGGTCGAGCTGCGCGCCAGCGAGGCCATCATCCACAAGGAGTTCCACCTCTCCTCGGCCGACCCGGAGATCGTGGGCGCGGACAACATCGTCCCGGTGGGCAACACCAACTACGACGTCGCCGACCAGCTGGCCGACGTCGGGATGGAGGCCATCCACCCCAAGGCGGCGAAGCCGATGGAGCTCGCCGGCATCCCCATCCGCCTCAAGAACACCTTCGAGCCCGAGCACCCCGGCACCCTCATCACCAAGGAGTACGTGGGCAAGGAGGCGCGCATCGAGGTCATCGCCGGCACGCCCAAGGTGACCGCGGTCGAGATCCACGACCCGGGCATGGTCGGCACGGTGGGCTTCGACCTCGGCGTGATGGAGATCTTCAAGCGCCACGGCGTCTCGTACATCCTCAAGGCCACCAACGCGAACTCCATCACCCACGTCATCTGGGAGAAGTCGGCGCGCCCGTCGTTCATCGAGGAGCTCGAGAACTCCTACGAGAAGGTGACCATCCTGCCGTCGGCGGTGGTGTGCGTCATCGGCTCGAACATCGCCATCCCCGGCGTGCTGGCGCGGGCGGCGCAGGTGCTGGCCGACAACGGCATCAACGTGAACGCGTTCTCGCAGTCGCTCCGGCAGATCAACATGCAGTTCGTGATCGACCGCGCCCACTACCGGAAGGCGATCGCCGCCCTCAACCAGGCGCTCTGCGTCGAGGTGGCGCGGGCGAAGAACGGCCACGCGTAG
- a CDS encoding DUF1858 domain-containing protein: MAEGCAAADITPDSKLGALLERWPGLEVALLEISPHFQALRNPVLRRTVAKVATLRQVASVSGVPLATLIDRLRAAAGLPPLAVAAAGDAPAASPPAWLAGATPARTHDARAAIQAGEHPMQRVMADLAALAPGEAYELVTPFVPAPLLDLARAKGFESYSAAEGEGLVRTWFRRAGAPG, encoded by the coding sequence ATGGCTGAGGGCTGCGCCGCCGCCGACATCACCCCGGACTCGAAGCTGGGCGCGCTCCTGGAGCGCTGGCCGGGGCTCGAGGTCGCGCTGCTCGAGATCTCGCCGCATTTCCAGGCGCTCCGGAACCCGGTGCTCCGCCGCACCGTGGCGAAGGTCGCGACGCTGCGCCAGGTGGCGAGCGTGAGCGGCGTCCCGCTCGCCACCCTCATCGACCGGCTCCGCGCCGCGGCGGGGCTCCCGCCCCTCGCCGTCGCCGCCGCCGGCGACGCGCCGGCCGCATCCCCGCCGGCGTGGCTCGCGGGCGCCACCCCGGCGCGCACCCACGACGCGCGCGCGGCCATCCAGGCCGGGGAGCACCCCATGCAGCGCGTGATGGCCGACCTGGCCGCCCTCGCGCCCGGCGAGGCCTACGAGCTCGTCACGCCGTTCGTGCCGGCGCCGCTCCTCGACCTGGCGCGCGCCAAGGGCTTCGAGAGCTACAGCGCCGCCGAGGGCGAGGGGCTCGTCCGCACCTGGTTCCGCAGGGCCGGCGCGCCGGGGTAG
- a CDS encoding O-methyltransferase — MGSPLVKGFGQGDPALARWAEEVFAPEDAVLREIRERSARAGLPPIAVGPMDGLHLEVLARAAGARRAVEIGTLGGYSGVCLARGMGPEGVLHTFELDPARAALARASFERAGVAGQVRVHVGPALERLREVEGEGPFDLVFVDADKQGYPAYLAWAEEHLRVGGIVLGDNAFAFGHVHERAPAGEDAAAVAPLRAFAERLARGGRFRATMLPTAEGLAMGVKVA, encoded by the coding sequence ATGGGATCGCCCCTGGTGAAGGGCTTCGGTCAGGGCGACCCGGCGCTGGCGCGCTGGGCCGAGGAGGTCTTCGCGCCGGAGGACGCGGTGCTGCGCGAGATCCGCGAGCGCTCCGCGCGCGCCGGGCTGCCCCCCATCGCGGTCGGCCCGATGGACGGGCTGCACCTGGAGGTGCTGGCCCGGGCGGCGGGCGCGCGGCGCGCGGTCGAGATCGGGACCCTGGGCGGCTACAGCGGCGTGTGCCTCGCGCGCGGCATGGGGCCGGAGGGCGTCCTCCACACCTTCGAGCTCGACCCGGCCCGCGCCGCGCTGGCGCGCGCCTCGTTCGAGCGGGCCGGCGTGGCCGGCCAGGTGCGCGTGCACGTGGGCCCGGCGCTGGAGCGGCTGCGCGAGGTGGAGGGGGAGGGACCGTTCGACCTCGTCTTCGTCGACGCCGACAAGCAGGGCTACCCGGCCTACCTGGCCTGGGCCGAGGAGCACCTGCGCGTGGGCGGGATCGTCCTCGGCGACAACGCCTTCGCCTTCGGCCACGTCCACGAGCGCGCGCCGGCGGGTGAGGACGCCGCGGCGGTGGCGCCGCTGCGCGCCTTCGCCGAGCGGCTGGCGCGCGGCGGGCGCTTCCGCGCCACGATGCTGCCCACCGCCGAGGGGCTGGCGATGGGGGTCAAGGTCGCGTAG
- a CDS encoding DEAD/DEAH box helicase, with translation MVLDGFHPLVARWFEARFATPTEPQAAGWPAIQAGRDALLSAPTGSGKTLAAFLACLDRLVRQALAGELRDATEVLYVSPLKALGNDVEKNLQAPLAEIAELARAEGHPLPPIRVLVRSGDTSPARRQAMLRRPPHVLVTTPESLYLLLTSERGRRLLTPVRTVVCDEIHAVARDKRGAHLALSLERLEALTGRRPQRIGLSATQHPVEEVARFLVGAARVDPEGRPDCAIVEVGRRRPLDLGIEIPRDELSSIASNELWAETYDRVAELVRAHRTTLVFANTRRLTERAAHALGERLGADAVGAHHGSLSRARRLDAEQRLKEGRLRCLVATASLELGIDVGAVELVVQLGSPGAVSTGLQRVGRAGHWRGATPRGRLFPMSRDELVECAAFVRAARAGRIEVTAVPRHPRDILAQQLVAEVASAAAGEAVPEEALFARVRRAWPYRALPRAEFDAVVAMLADGVATRRGRAAALLHRDAVHGRLRARRGARLAALTGGGAIPDTSQYQVVAEPEGVVVGQLDEDFAVESLAGDVFLLGNTSWRIRRVEAGVVRVEDAHGAPPGVPFWNAEAPGRSARLSEEVSALRQEVERRLADREAAVAWLAAEGALPEAGARQAVEYLAASRAVLGAVPTQDTLVAERFFDEGGGMQVVVHAPFGARVNRALGLALRKRFCRSFDFELQAAATDEGVLLSLGPQHSFPLEGIFELVDARTAEDVLVAAALQSPMFPVRWRWDATRALAIPRMLGGKRTPPPIARMRSDDLLAAVFPLAVACQDNADQHGPIEAPDHPLVKEALHDCLHEAMDYPGLAALLGRVERGEVRLLARDTAEPSPLAHEIVGARPWAYLDDAPLEERRARAVMLRRALPPAEAAELGALDPAAVKEIADQVWPDVRDAEELHDLLLELGVLPARDGAGWERWLDALVADGRAARGRREGGVAWVAAERAALARALDPSLRLDPPLAPLPGEPAPASREEAAAAVLRGWMPRLGPTTEAALAERLALPPPLVRDALLALELEGLVLRGQFLAGVPHAAEAPHWCERNLLARIQRLTLHRLRREIEPVGTPDLLRFLVRWQHALPGQRLHGARGVAEVVAQLQGFHAPAGAWEAELLPARVGGYAPALLDELCLHGEVAWGRLAVAGDLAAPARRLAPTRNAPVTLALRADLGWLAAAAGPGAPLGPGAQALVGALRSAGASFVSELAVLTRKPPVEVDAALWELVSAGAVTCDAFAGLRALVETPRPRLQRRPGAAGGRWVLLARPEVPADELLERRAEQLLRRWGVVFRDLLAREPDAPPWRELVRYLRRAEASGRIRGGRFVTGFSGEQFALPEAVEALRAVRRVRPAGERVELSAADPLNLVGILTPGPRVPAQLARRVAYLDGVPVPPPSSGERHGWELTSSSSADIP, from the coding sequence GTGGTCCTCGACGGCTTCCATCCGCTGGTGGCGCGCTGGTTCGAGGCGCGCTTCGCCACGCCCACCGAGCCCCAGGCGGCGGGCTGGCCCGCCATCCAGGCCGGGCGCGACGCGCTCCTCTCCGCGCCCACCGGCTCCGGCAAGACGCTCGCCGCCTTCCTCGCCTGCCTCGACCGGCTGGTGCGGCAGGCGCTGGCGGGCGAGCTGCGCGACGCGACCGAGGTGCTCTACGTCTCGCCGCTCAAGGCGCTCGGCAACGACGTCGAGAAGAACCTCCAGGCGCCGCTGGCGGAGATCGCGGAGCTGGCGCGGGCGGAGGGCCACCCGCTCCCGCCCATCCGCGTGCTGGTGCGCTCCGGCGACACCTCCCCCGCGCGGCGCCAGGCGATGCTGCGGCGGCCGCCGCACGTCCTCGTCACCACCCCCGAGTCGCTCTACCTCCTCCTCACCAGCGAGCGCGGCCGGCGGCTCCTCACCCCGGTCCGGACGGTGGTCTGCGACGAGATCCACGCCGTCGCCCGCGACAAGCGCGGCGCGCACCTGGCGCTCTCGCTCGAGCGCCTCGAGGCGCTCACCGGCCGCCGGCCGCAGCGCATCGGCCTCTCCGCCACCCAGCACCCGGTGGAGGAGGTGGCGCGGTTCCTCGTCGGCGCCGCGCGCGTCGACCCGGAGGGCCGGCCCGACTGCGCCATCGTCGAGGTGGGGCGGCGCCGCCCGCTCGACCTCGGGATCGAGATCCCCCGCGACGAGCTCTCCTCCATCGCCTCGAACGAGCTGTGGGCCGAGACCTACGACCGGGTGGCCGAGCTCGTGCGCGCGCACCGCACCACGCTCGTCTTCGCGAACACCCGCCGCCTGACCGAGCGCGCCGCCCACGCCCTCGGCGAGCGGCTCGGGGCCGACGCGGTGGGCGCGCACCACGGCAGCCTCTCGCGCGCCCGGCGGCTCGACGCCGAGCAGCGCCTCAAGGAGGGGCGGCTGCGCTGCCTCGTCGCCACCGCCTCGCTCGAGCTCGGCATCGACGTGGGGGCGGTGGAGCTGGTGGTGCAGCTCGGCTCGCCCGGCGCGGTCTCGACCGGCCTGCAGCGCGTCGGCCGGGCCGGCCACTGGCGCGGGGCGACGCCCCGGGGCCGGCTCTTCCCCATGAGCCGGGACGAGCTGGTCGAGTGCGCCGCCTTCGTCCGCGCGGCGCGCGCGGGGCGCATCGAGGTCACGGCGGTGCCGCGCCACCCGCGCGACATCCTCGCCCAGCAGCTCGTGGCCGAGGTGGCGAGCGCCGCGGCGGGCGAGGCGGTCCCGGAGGAGGCGCTCTTCGCGCGCGTCCGGCGCGCCTGGCCCTACCGCGCGCTGCCGCGGGCGGAGTTCGACGCCGTCGTCGCCATGCTGGCGGACGGCGTCGCCACCCGCCGCGGCCGCGCGGCGGCGCTCCTCCACCGCGACGCGGTGCACGGCCGCCTGCGCGCCCGGCGCGGCGCGCGGCTGGCGGCGCTGACCGGCGGCGGCGCCATCCCCGACACCTCGCAGTACCAGGTGGTGGCCGAGCCCGAGGGCGTCGTGGTGGGGCAGCTCGACGAGGACTTCGCGGTCGAGAGCCTGGCCGGCGACGTGTTCCTGCTCGGCAACACCTCCTGGCGCATCCGGCGCGTGGAGGCGGGGGTGGTGCGGGTCGAGGACGCGCACGGCGCGCCGCCGGGGGTGCCGTTCTGGAACGCCGAGGCGCCCGGCCGGAGCGCCCGGCTCTCGGAGGAGGTGTCCGCGCTGCGGCAGGAGGTGGAGCGGCGCCTCGCGGACCGGGAGGCGGCGGTGGCCTGGCTCGCCGCGGAGGGCGCGCTCCCCGAGGCGGGGGCGCGCCAGGCGGTGGAATACCTGGCGGCGAGCCGCGCCGTGCTCGGCGCCGTGCCGACCCAGGACACGCTCGTGGCGGAGCGGTTCTTCGACGAGGGCGGCGGCATGCAGGTGGTGGTGCACGCGCCCTTCGGCGCGCGCGTGAACCGCGCGCTCGGCCTCGCGCTGCGGAAGCGCTTCTGCCGCAGCTTCGACTTCGAGCTGCAGGCGGCCGCCACCGACGAGGGGGTGCTCCTCTCGCTGGGCCCGCAGCACAGCTTCCCGCTGGAGGGGATCTTCGAGCTCGTCGACGCGCGCACCGCCGAGGACGTCCTCGTGGCTGCGGCGCTCCAGTCGCCCATGTTCCCGGTGCGCTGGCGCTGGGACGCGACCCGCGCGCTCGCCATCCCGCGCATGCTCGGCGGCAAGCGCACCCCGCCGCCCATCGCGCGGATGCGGTCGGACGACCTCCTCGCCGCCGTCTTCCCGCTGGCGGTGGCGTGCCAGGACAACGCCGACCAGCACGGGCCCATCGAGGCGCCCGACCACCCGCTCGTGAAGGAGGCGCTGCACGACTGCCTCCACGAGGCGATGGACTACCCGGGGCTGGCGGCGCTCCTCGGCCGCGTCGAGCGCGGCGAGGTGCGGCTCCTCGCGCGCGACACCGCCGAGCCCTCGCCGCTGGCGCACGAGATCGTGGGCGCGCGGCCCTGGGCCTACCTCGACGACGCGCCGCTGGAGGAGCGGCGCGCCCGCGCCGTCATGCTGCGCCGGGCGCTCCCGCCGGCGGAGGCCGCCGAGCTCGGCGCGCTCGACCCGGCGGCGGTGAAGGAGATCGCCGACCAGGTCTGGCCGGACGTCCGCGACGCCGAGGAGCTGCACGACCTCCTCCTCGAGCTGGGCGTCCTCCCGGCGCGCGACGGGGCCGGCTGGGAGCGGTGGCTCGACGCCCTGGTCGCGGACGGCCGCGCGGCCCGCGGCCGTCGCGAGGGCGGCGTCGCCTGGGTGGCGGCCGAGCGCGCCGCGCTCGCCCGGGCGCTCGACCCGTCCCTCCGGCTCGACCCGCCGCTCGCGCCGCTTCCGGGCGAGCCCGCCCCTGCCTCGCGCGAGGAGGCGGCGGCGGCCGTGCTGCGCGGGTGGATGCCGCGCCTGGGCCCGACCACCGAGGCCGCGCTCGCCGAGCGCCTGGCGCTGCCGCCGCCGCTCGTCCGGGACGCGCTGCTCGCGCTCGAGCTCGAGGGGCTCGTGCTGCGCGGCCAGTTCCTCGCTGGCGTCCCGCACGCCGCCGAAGCGCCGCACTGGTGCGAGCGGAACCTGCTCGCCCGCATCCAGCGCCTCACCCTGCACCGGCTGCGGCGCGAGATCGAGCCGGTCGGCACCCCGGACCTGCTGCGCTTCCTCGTGCGCTGGCAGCACGCCCTGCCCGGGCAGCGCCTGCACGGCGCGCGGGGGGTGGCGGAGGTCGTGGCGCAGCTCCAGGGCTTCCACGCGCCGGCCGGCGCCTGGGAGGCGGAGCTCTTGCCGGCGCGGGTCGGGGGCTACGCGCCCGCCCTGCTCGACGAGCTGTGCCTGCACGGCGAGGTGGCCTGGGGCCGGCTCGCGGTGGCGGGCGACCTCGCCGCGCCGGCGCGCCGGCTCGCCCCCACGCGCAACGCGCCGGTCACGCTGGCGCTCCGCGCCGACCTGGGCTGGCTCGCGGCAGCGGCCGGCCCGGGCGCGCCGCTCGGCCCGGGCGCCCAGGCGCTGGTGGGCGCGCTCCGGAGCGCGGGCGCGTCGTTCGTGTCGGAGCTGGCGGTCCTCACCCGCAAGCCACCGGTCGAGGTGGACGCCGCGCTGTGGGAGCTCGTCAGCGCCGGCGCGGTCACCTGCGACGCGTTCGCCGGGCTGCGCGCGCTGGTCGAGACGCCGCGGCCGCGGCTGCAGCGCAGGCCCGGCGCCGCGGGTGGCCGGTGGGTGCTCCTCGCGCGGCCCGAGGTGCCCGCCGACGAGCTCCTCGAGCGCCGGGCCGAGCAGCTCCTGCGGCGCTGGGGCGTGGTGTTCCGCGACCTCCTCGCGCGCGAGCCGGACGCGCCGCCCTGGCGCGAGCTCGTCCGGTACCTCCGGCGCGCCGAGGCGAGCGGCCGGATCCGCGGCGGCCGCTTCGTCACGGGCTTCTCCGGCGAGCAGTTCGCGCTGCCGGAGGCGGTGGAGGCCCTGCGCGCCGTCCGGCGCGTCCGCCCCGCGGGCGAGCGGGTCGAGCTCTCCGCCGCCGATCCGCTCAACCTGGTCGGGATCCTCACGCCCGGGCCGCGCGTCCCGGCGCAGCTCGCGCGCCGCGTCGCCTACCTCGACGGCGTGCCCGTCCCGCCGCCGTCCTCCGGGGAGCGCCACGGCTGGGAGTTGACAAGCAGTTCATCCGCCGACATTCCATGA
- a CDS encoding c-type cytochrome codes for MRTLIAWLAVAVSTVASADGAATYNAKCKMCHGPEGAGSKMVKKPIAGLPAAQVKSAITEGSGTMKPVRIDDADAVAAYVAGLRGEAPAAGDASEQAKDAGAAAEKTAPKAEQVGATSKEAGDQAAAKATTPVKKHRKPAKENAAKTKAKAKAAGAKADEAAKPKSIGGQANDAR; via the coding sequence GTGAGAACTCTCATCGCATGGCTCGCCGTTGCGGTCTCCACCGTCGCCTCGGCGGACGGTGCTGCGACCTACAACGCGAAGTGCAAGATGTGCCACGGCCCGGAGGGCGCGGGATCGAAGATGGTGAAGAAGCCCATCGCCGGCCTCCCCGCGGCGCAGGTGAAGAGCGCCATCACCGAAGGCTCGGGGACGATGAAGCCGGTCAGGATCGACGACGCCGATGCGGTGGCGGCGTACGTCGCCGGCCTCCGCGGCGAGGCCCCCGCCGCGGGCGACGCCAGCGAGCAGGCGAAGGATGCCGGTGCGGCCGCAGAGAAGACTGCGCCGAAGGCGGAGCAGGTCGGGGCGACCTCGAAGGAGGCGGGGGACCAGGCTGCCGCGAAGGCCACCACGCCGGTCAAGAAACACCGCAAGCCCGCGAAGGAGAACGCGGCGAAGACCAAGGCGAAGGCGAAGGCGGCCGGCGCGAAGGCGGACGAGGCTGCGAAGCCGAAGTCGATCGGTGGGCAGGCGAACGACGCCAGGTAG
- a CDS encoding DUF438 domain-containing protein codes for MSELLDHASRPRKDLLKHLILQLHEGAAPQQVQRQLVRLMGLVPYGLVVEVEQELMAEGLPPEEVTRLCHLHGAALEGAIDLVAAPTAPPGHPAHTFRQENAALRRELDALARVRAALDALGGAEPAAEVLLAAREHLNALTDVEKHYLRKEHLLFPYLEKHGVTGPPKVMWAKHDEARALLRGALEALAAAPAGTTAEEARAVFDLAAAPAAQAIRDMAEREEQILLPMSLDTLQELEWWEIARQSDEYGYCLVEPGEGWRPASAPPAPTEPEPSAAGHRLRFATGSFSPRELTALLDALPLDATFVDADDRVRYFTHGKERVFARSRAVLGRKVQYCHPPSSVDTVDRILAGLRSGRHDRAAFWIEKRGRFVHIEYVALRDAAGAYLGCLEVTQDLTEKRALTGEQRLLSWKEEQADG; via the coding sequence GTGAGCGAGCTCCTCGACCACGCGAGCCGGCCTCGCAAGGACCTGCTGAAGCACCTCATCCTGCAGCTGCACGAGGGCGCCGCGCCGCAGCAGGTGCAGCGCCAGCTCGTGCGCCTCATGGGCCTCGTCCCCTACGGCCTGGTGGTGGAGGTCGAGCAGGAGCTGATGGCGGAGGGCCTCCCGCCCGAGGAGGTGACGCGCCTCTGCCACCTGCACGGCGCCGCGCTGGAGGGCGCCATCGACCTCGTGGCCGCGCCGACCGCGCCCCCGGGGCACCCGGCCCACACCTTCCGGCAGGAGAACGCCGCGCTCCGGCGCGAGCTCGACGCCCTGGCGCGGGTGAGGGCCGCGCTCGACGCGCTCGGCGGCGCGGAGCCGGCCGCCGAGGTGCTGCTCGCGGCCCGCGAGCACCTGAACGCGCTCACCGACGTGGAGAAGCACTACCTGCGCAAGGAGCACCTCCTCTTCCCTTACCTCGAGAAGCACGGGGTCACCGGGCCGCCCAAGGTGATGTGGGCGAAGCACGACGAGGCGCGCGCGCTGCTGCGCGGCGCGCTCGAGGCGCTCGCCGCCGCGCCGGCCGGCACCACCGCCGAGGAGGCGCGCGCGGTCTTCGACCTCGCCGCCGCGCCCGCCGCTCAGGCGATCCGCGACATGGCCGAGCGCGAGGAGCAGATCCTGCTCCCCATGTCGCTCGACACGCTCCAGGAGCTGGAGTGGTGGGAGATCGCGCGGCAGAGCGACGAGTACGGCTACTGCCTGGTCGAGCCCGGCGAGGGCTGGCGGCCCGCCTCGGCCCCGCCGGCGCCGACCGAGCCGGAGCCGTCCGCCGCCGGCCACCGGCTGCGCTTCGCCACCGGCAGCTTCTCGCCCAGGGAGCTCACCGCCCTCCTCGACGCCCTGCCCCTCGATGCCACCTTCGTGGACGCCGACGACCGGGTCCGCTACTTCACGCACGGCAAGGAGCGGGTCTTTGCCCGGAGCCGGGCGGTGCTGGGGCGCAAGGTGCAGTACTGCCACCCGCCCTCGAGCGTGGACACGGTCGATCGCATCCTCGCCGGGCTCCGCTCCGGGCGGCACGACCGCGCCGCCTTCTGGATCGAGAAGCGCGGCCGCTTCGTCCACATCGAGTACGTGGCCCTGCGCGACGCGGCCGGCGCCTACCTCGGGTGCCTGGAGGTGACGCAGGACCTCACCGAGAAGCGCGCGCTCACGGGCGAGCAGCGGCTCCTGTCGTGGAAGGAGGAGCAGGCCGATGGCTGA
- a CDS encoding DUF4442 domain-containing protein — protein sequence MLLKETALVRLLGLKIPVLLFLGPRVLELDDAGCAVEIPLGYRSKNHLGSMYFAALHAGADVAAGLNATRLILARHRKVKLIFKDAHADFLKRADGDVVFRCRDGARIRDAVEEADRTGERVTLPVEVVATVPKKYGDEPVARFTLGLSMKRKE from the coding sequence GTGCTCCTCAAGGAAACGGCGCTCGTCCGCCTGCTCGGCCTGAAGATCCCGGTGCTGCTCTTCCTCGGGCCGCGGGTCCTCGAGCTCGACGACGCGGGCTGCGCGGTGGAGATCCCGCTCGGCTACCGCTCGAAGAACCACCTCGGGTCGATGTACTTCGCGGCGCTCCACGCCGGGGCGGACGTCGCTGCCGGGCTCAACGCCACCCGGCTCATCCTCGCCCGGCACCGGAAGGTGAAGCTCATCTTCAAGGACGCCCACGCCGACTTCCTGAAGCGCGCCGACGGCGACGTCGTGTTCCGCTGCCGCGACGGCGCGCGGATCCGCGACGCGGTGGAGGAGGCCGACCGCACCGGCGAGCGCGTGACGCTGCCGGTCGAGGTCGTGGCCACCGTGCCGAAGAAGTACGGCGACGAGCCGGTGGCGCGCTTCACGCTCGGGCTCAGCATGAAGCGCAAGGAGTGA